From the Paenibacillus sp. FSL H8-0548 genome, one window contains:
- a CDS encoding glycosyltransferase family 39 protein: MFNLSKVSKPIKSTLLVIIVLVFAISAASVLIYGDHFLLGSYEKLNNDDVKYVNSAKILLNKHTLAYNSGESPSSFIMPGMPFVLSGLMLIFGQGEAAVIAFRLLQVLLQAFSVYLIFVIANYMFNSRAALIASIATALYLPDYFSSGAILSETIFRTIFILLICFSLLALKSNQTKHYVIVAVLVVLGCYFKPHTGLFPVVLFVLWLFNKVSWKTIVKHTAVISVTMILLLCPWWIRNYVTFDQFIPFTKSAGNPMLLGALINNNAPAKPFFDAHPEYVGADRASLFVGSDDAMAETAQKIMKYGFTYQPMDYLNWYTIEKIKGLYLGPYYWRTVFDIPLALVYTTHVVAMAIGSIGLLFMLISAIRKRNIPYMLLLFTLAYFTVIYVPFVAFSRYGYPNLFLIFIAGAFFVDRLISNLKHNRLEAIAKP, translated from the coding sequence TTGTTTAATCTTAGTAAAGTATCGAAGCCAATTAAAAGCACTTTGCTCGTTATCATTGTTCTTGTATTCGCGATCAGTGCCGCGTCAGTTCTCATTTATGGTGATCATTTTTTGTTAGGCTCCTATGAGAAATTGAATAATGATGATGTGAAATACGTGAACAGCGCCAAAATTTTATTGAACAAGCATACGCTTGCTTATAACAGCGGCGAGTCTCCATCGTCTTTTATTATGCCTGGGATGCCGTTTGTATTATCTGGGTTAATGCTTATTTTCGGACAAGGCGAAGCCGCTGTTATCGCCTTCCGACTTTTGCAGGTTCTGCTTCAAGCTTTCTCGGTCTATTTGATTTTTGTCATTGCCAATTATATGTTTAATAGCAGAGCTGCACTTATAGCATCGATAGCTACTGCTTTGTATTTGCCAGATTACTTCTCCTCGGGCGCTATTCTGTCTGAGACCATATTCAGGACGATCTTCATTCTGCTGATTTGCTTCAGCTTGCTCGCTTTGAAGAGCAACCAGACAAAACATTATGTGATTGTCGCTGTTTTAGTTGTGCTTGGCTGCTACTTTAAACCACATACGGGGCTTTTTCCGGTTGTATTATTTGTTTTGTGGCTGTTCAATAAAGTTTCCTGGAAAACAATCGTTAAGCATACAGCCGTAATCTCCGTTACGATGATTCTTCTGCTTTGTCCTTGGTGGATACGCAACTACGTGACCTTTGATCAGTTCATTCCCTTCACCAAATCGGCAGGAAATCCTATGCTGCTGGGCGCATTAATTAATAATAATGCTCCTGCAAAGCCATTTTTCGATGCTCATCCAGAATATGTAGGCGCCGATAGAGCCAGTCTATTCGTTGGGTCAGACGACGCAATGGCTGAAACTGCGCAAAAAATTATGAAATATGGCTTCACTTACCAGCCAATGGACTATTTAAATTGGTACACGATCGAGAAGATCAAGGGGCTTTATCTCGGACCTTATTATTGGAGAACAGTGTTCGATATACCTCTTGCACTCGTCTATACTACTCATGTTGTAGCTATGGCAATTGGCAGCATTGGCTTGCTGTTTATGCTCATCAGTGCCATTAGAAAACGTAATATTCCTTACATGCTTTTACTATTTACACTAGCCTATTTCACCGTCATCTATGTTCCATTCGTCGCCTTCTCGCGCTATGGTTACCCGAATCTATTTCTCATTTTCATTGCTGGTGCCTTTTTCGTTGATCGGCTGATCAGCAATTTGAAGCACAATCGGTTAGAAGCGATTGCTAAACCTTAG